gttAAGATTATATATAGATGTATTCTTTACATTGGATATTGTATTAGAGTCCTCCTTACAagaaatgaaatagtttttagCACTCTTAGCATTAGAGTTCCTAGATTGGTGTTGATAGctacagttttaaaatgtataacctGAAAATGAAGGTTAATTTTGCATTGTAAGAGCACATTTGATCTATGTAAAAAGTGTCCAtttggtgtatttttttaaaaaagagaaagcactTTCATATTAAGTAGCATGTGTATGAATTTAGATTTTCATATTTGTTGTGTCTGTATTCAGTGAAGTAAATTGAGcatttaaatgtttgttgatggCAACATTAACTATTAAATTAAAGCACCTTATACTCTGCTGCTTAACTTGCTTGTAATTGCACCTTTGTTACCTGCACATTTTCATATAGAATATTGTTGTAACATTGCTTCGTGTGGGTCTGGATGGAAGATTAGTGGGCCTACaggatcatttatttatattgtttatattataataatatattgtagaCCAGTTGTAAGTTCATTTCTTTACAAATAAAAGCCTCTTCCATTTGGCTGGtccattgaataattttttttcttaagcttgTGAGACATGGGGAATCCTGTGTTAAACAAAAAGCTTAGTGAGGTTTGAAATGGTTTTAAAATCTCCTGATTTAAAATCTGCAAAGAGTTTTAAGTCTTTACTGattaatttcaatatatttaaacGTATTTCAGTCCCATATTTGGCCAACTAGAAGGCAATATATTTAGAGGAAAAagtaacacagagaaggaaagagggccgggttttaatgttttaaactgTTTAAACACACCCTGATGTTCTCTTGAACATAGGATTATTTGTCCTAAACTTTCGATATAGTTGGCTCTCTATATGCATTTGGTTTTTATAgaataatgtgatttttattcctactttctctatttttttttaacattgtagCATCTATTATAGGGGTTATTTCTGTTCCCTACCATGTCTTCTGTTAACAGACCTGATCATAGAGAGGTGGACATATGATTGAAGACAGGCTGAACAGTCATTCCCTGGGACTATATATTTGAAGTTAGGAGATGCTTTAAGTTGGAATTATGAAAGCCCTGAGCTGCTGGCAGCCAGAACACCCACTTTGTGGACACAAAATGGAAACCAACAACTCAAGAGAGATTCTCCTAGTAGTTTACCGAGTTGTCTTTCCAATATCCAGCTTGTTCTTAGAATGGCTCAGGTTGAGTTTGTATTACCTGCTACTCAAAGAATTCCTGACTGAGTGCCCAGGAGCATTTCCCAACTTGTCTTTATAGATGGTTAATTAATTAGCTAATTAAAGAGACTTCTGTGCTCAAGTAAATGGGTTTCTTCTTCATTATAGCACTGTAAAGCCTTAAGATGTTCATGGGCATTGTACattttcaagtgaaaaataattaagaaacaacattcttcacatttgactctgaaacaaaccATTCTTTTTGAGAACAGTCAGTGAAAGGCAGTGTAATATAGTGGTAAAGAGCAAGAACTCTGGACCAGAATTCTGGGTTTGCATCCCAGCTTCCCCAGTGTCTAGTTGTATCATAGTGAGTTTCTTACTTTCATTGtttaaatttcctcatctgtaagaaggGGATAATAGTTCCTGTcagagttgctgtgaggattaaatcagtTGCTGCATGTGAAACACTTAAGATGGTACCTGGCACGCAGGACACATTTCTTCAATCTCTTTGCCATTATTAGTGTTCCATAGCACTTGTTTCAggacattttttcaaataatggaAAGTAATCCATTTGTGGATCATGAACTCAATTTAGTGGATCAaaaccagcatttaaaaaatgacactaaaaaatgtatttgcatgATATGTAAGGGTATTGTTATGACATGTAAACATAATACATACATGTCTATGGGTCatgatgttaaaaaatatatcttactataaatataaaaaaaaaattcaaaagccacCAATTCAGGAAAAGCTAGGTTTAGATTTATGCAATATAGTATTTATAAATGGGTGATAAAAATACCTGTGTAGCTTAATTCCTAAAGTAACATAAGATTATTCTGCCACTCATATTGTTTTACTCCAATGAAGCAACTCTGCCCATCCACCGGGGGAggtttggcaatgtctggagacattttttattgtttctactgGGCATGGAGGTGCTACCAGTCAGCGGGCAGAGagcagggatgctgctaaactgCCCCCCCAACAGAAAATTAACCAACCCCAAAGGTCAAGAGTGCTGAGGATGAAAAACTCTACTTTTACATGTACATTGCTAATGTCATTATGATGTGACATGCAAGTATGTGACATACAAGTTATAATATGAAAACGAATCTGCTGAATCATGGAAAGGGACCTAGTCATTACTTCCAGTTCCATAAGGTGAGCAACCAGAACTCTCTTCTTCCAGGAATATTTGCATTAAGAACAgagatacactttttaaaattagctacaTTTAAAAGAAGCTAATCTTCCTCTTACACTGAACTTTATACCAAATCATTTtaagaacaatttttattttcttgctttcatttgaacatttaataaaaatgttttggttgGTATCTTAAAGTTGTCAGTGAAATTTCAGATTTACATAACAGTTTGCATCCAGTAGTTTTTTTGGGTAACACAAACATCAGTATGGCCAAATGTTaactcatttcattttctgtgttaataacaaaataatatttgtaatatactGTCCCTGAACAACTATAAAAACTTCTTGGAATTATTtcgtttttaaaataaaacactatttaataaatagtatcaTAGCCCCAAAAGACACATGGTGAACAGTATCAAAGTTAAGGGGCAAAAGCTTTagttcagtttattttttaatatgtccTGAGTTCCTTCTGTTTGCAAAATTATGATCTTACTATAGTCGtaacttttaattaatattaacaaaTCATTATTGATATAGGCTTTTCAATTTGCTCAAGATTAGGAATTGTAAGTGGAATGAAGCAGCACTTCCAGTTGACAAATGGATCCAAAGGTAATCCAATGTCTCTTAAATTAAGCTTGTGACAATTAAACCAATACACTGTAGCAATAAGAAAACTATTGACAAAGTACAACCAGGGAATATTCATCTCAATATATGCTGGAACCTGAACTTTAAGTAAAAGAATGATTACCTGAAGTAGTACAAATGGTAACCAGGTACTGAGAAAACAGACAATGAGCTTggataagaatattttttttgATCTCACAGTATAATTGGAGTgggatgaaaaaggaaaatataagatAGTTTCATTCATATAGGAAGTTATCCTGACAGCCTGTACCAAAGTAGTAACTTCTTCCCAAGAGGTTATGAAAGCTACAAATAAAATCATCACCATGAAAAATGACAGCCAGTAACTCTGAATGCTGACATAGAAAGGACAGTGGTGAGAATAAGCATTCTGTGGCTTCAGGCTTTGGTAGATGGCTGGGTCTCCCAAAACATAAGCAAGGACtgaaatccaaattaaaattactgtaaagaaataaaataatttttgacactTAAATGAAAGCTTGGTTGTTTTAgagaaattgaggcaataatctATACAAGCTATCAGGAAAACTGGATAATGCAAAAAGCCATaagtaaaggaaataatttgagTAAATAGGCAGATGTGGTATTTAGTAAACCTAATGCTTAAAAGTACAAAATCCCTGAAATACAATATAATGGAAATGTTTACCAAAAGCAAAAGATCAATGAATGCTAgtgaaatgcaaaaatattccaTAAAATTTTGACAGgtgttttttcttctcattcctagtgtaaagatatttaataatattttcccaAGTATGATCAAGAACAGCAGACAGTTAACATCTAGGGGCTGGTTGGTTTGACGTAACTGGTACTGAAAAGAGCAGTTCTCTGAAGAGAGGGCAgtcatatttttacttaaatttcaAGAAGACCTGCTGAAATACACATGATAAAACactgcttcttttattttccGTCCCtgcaaaaaaaagtgaaaagaaaaccttAATGTTACCTATTTTGAAACTTTACAAAGCAAGCACCACTATTCTTAAAAGCCTAATTCAGTCGTTTccccaaataattaaatatatgaataagaattatataatacagaacataaaaattaatgtgtatactttggtcatttttttgagacccagATGGTCCAGAACTCAGAGATTTTTAaaccaaaatgttaaatataaattactaaCTTCTATATATAAGTACAGGTTTTAATAACTTAGAGAAATGGTTTCATCTACCAGGGCCAAAACTCATGCCTAAAATAGAAGCTTGATAGCAATATGCAAAACAACTACATAGAGCTTTTAATCCCACCTCACTCTGACTCCAGACTGCATGACCCCAGTCCCTTTTGTCAGTGAAGTTTAGAAGCTATGCTTTTGGGGCCCCTTAACacagttttcaaagtttttagttGCAGGATCCTTCAGATTGAATCTTTTCCTGAATCTCTGAAAACAGATGGTTTCAGctaaaaataatggaaacataggtaaaggaaagaaagagaagtgtTTATCTTCTGGATATGATCTTTCAGTTAATGGCATGTGGAGAGACAAGATAATAGAGGGAAGGAATAGGGACTGAGTATAGATACATGAGAACATCAGGAAGCGGTAGGTAAAGGCAAAGGAACAGGAGTTGAGGCTTCAGTAATACATGCATTTGGAAGCAGGAAAAAGAGATGGTGAAAGAAGTCAGAagaagaaatcaggaaaggattggaaggaaaggaaggagattcAAGAAAcacatccttaaaaaaaaaaacagagttgaCCCAAACTTACTTCTACAATACTATTCAATCACAGTatttataaataggaaaaaaaaaaaaatgacaagaacaACAAACCCAACCACAAATGTCAACAACTGGAGATGGGTTCAAAACCACACAggttggctgggtgtagtggctcttgcctgaaatcccagcattttgggaggccaagacaggaagatggcttgagcccaggtgttggagaccaacctgagcaatataCAGAGCTCCCtctaccaaaatatatatatattacctgggcatggtgatgcacacctgtggttccagccactggagaagctgaggtgagaagatcgcttgagcctgggaggtcaaggctgcagtgagccgcgattgtgccactgcactccaagcctgggtgacagagcaagaccctgtctcaaagaaaaaaaacaagaaagaaacaaaacacaggttgaatatcccttatcagaAATGCTTAGGACcaaaagtgttttgaattttgaatgcATCCCTAATCCAGAAACCCACACTTTCATTTGAGCATCAGGTCAGTGCTCAgaaagttttggattttagagcatttcagatttcagattttggattagGGAGGCTCACCCAGGGATATGGTCATCTTTATgatatgcagccattaaaaatgtttctcaggATAGGAGGAAGACTTGGTTTTCATAGTTTTCACTCTACcttcatttgttaaattttaagCCTTGTGAATTTGGTACACGTTAAAAAAACGTCATGATAAATTTCCACAGTATGTTTAGTTAAGTGAAATGCAGGTTACAAAATTATGCAGCAGCATGTCATGTAAGAAGTTATACATGCATAGAAAAAGGCTAAAAAGGTACATATCAAGTTATCAATACAGTAGTGTTATACTTTGTTTCCCagactttaaggaaaaaaatggagtACTGAgtctgaaaactgaaaaagttaaATTTGCCGAAAAATAGGTCACTGatgattaaataattttgtcTGAAGGTAAAGAAATCAGTGTGACAATAGTgaaaacatggaatcaatccaaatgcccattagtgacagattggataaagaaaatgtagtacatatataccatggaatactatgcagcataaGAAAGGAGATCATGTCTTTCACAGGAACATGGATGgtgctggaggccatcatccttagcaaactaacgcaggaacagaaaaccaaataccacatgttttcacttacaagtgggagctaaatgatgagaactgatcgacacaaagaagggaacgacagacactggggtctacttcagggtggagaatgggaggagggagaggagcagaaaaaaataactattaggtactagacttagtacctgggtgacaaaataatctgtgcaaAAAACCACCATGATACgagtttacctataaaacaaacctgcacctgtacccctgaacctaaaataaaaataaaaaattcactgtgAGAGAGTTTTGATGACAGTTTTGTCGACAGATTGAACCATTACTCTCATGGCCATAAATCGGTCATAAGATAACTTATTAAGGTATACAAATAATGAATCTACTTACAGAAACGTGTGT
This window of the Theropithecus gelada isolate Dixy chromosome 2, Tgel_1.0, whole genome shotgun sequence genome carries:
- the GPR160 gene encoding probable G-protein coupled receptor 160 encodes the protein MTALSSENCSFQYQLRQTNQPLDVNCLLFLIILGKILLNIFTLGMRRKNTCQNFMEYFCISLAFIDLLLLVNISIILYFRDFVLLSIRFTKYHICLFTQIISFTYGFLHYPVFLIACIDYCLNFSKTTKLSFKCQKLFYFFTVILIWISVLAYVLGDPAIYQSLKPQNAYSHHCPFYVSIQSYWLSFFMVMILFVAFITSWEEVTTLVQAVRITSYMNETILYFPFSSHSNYTVRSKKIFLSKLIVCFLSTWLPFVLLQVIILLLKVQVPAYIEMNIPWLYFVNSFLIATVYWFNCHKLNLRDIGLPLDPFVNWKCCFIPLTIPNLEQIEKPISIMIC